A portion of the Oscillospiraceae bacterium genome contains these proteins:
- a CDS encoding MBL fold metallo-hydrolase has product MNFVIGGSFLLLCLLFYKSILMFFVYNVENSVFFVIFCYFIECFSSIWYNKTESVVKLMPGIKFVALGGGQHIGASCYFLQVNGKNILFDCGKGNDEYGFYNPNFDTILCDGQFGVDNLSQIDSVFISHAHFDHIGYLVNLIKKSRNPHVYSTNLTKKICSHLISEENHWEISKLSLDKKLEYDRDIQKVLEHTEAVNYNHRYKVEDDIYFTFYPAGHIPGAAMIYLEIYGTKVLYTGDFSMVSTPLAYSCELPKNISPDVIIVCGTHAKHPNYNPSVDMEKNIISLCRKYTSKNLYCKVKQLTKGIELVQVLRSAMDKKFLPKRKIYVDPNIWELADKLEESGIRIFDGNCSCFKKFKGFWNMPDGIYIGNDYYSRGFDYVENVDFTLHATYENITDLISMYSPRTVFVVHSADDRENKYETKLSNDFPDINIIYAEDDEIFDLTKEGFIYENKAIR; this is encoded by the coding sequence ATGAATTTTGTAATCGGTGGGAGCTTTTTACTTTTGTGTCTATTGTTTTATAAAAGTATTTTGATGTTTTTTGTATATAACGTAGAAAATTCAGTATTTTTCGTTATTTTTTGTTATTTCATTGAATGTTTTAGCAGTATATGGTATAATAAAACGGAAAGTGTGGTGAAATTAATGCCAGGTATAAAATTTGTTGCATTAGGTGGCGGACAGCATATTGGAGCAAGTTGCTATTTTCTTCAAGTCAATGGTAAAAATATTCTTTTTGATTGTGGCAAGGGCAATGATGAATATGGTTTCTATAACCCTAATTTTGATACAATTTTATGTGATGGTCAGTTTGGTGTAGATAACTTATCTCAAATTGATAGTGTGTTTATTTCTCATGCACATTTTGACCATATCGGATACCTGGTCAATTTAATTAAAAAAAGCAGAAACCCGCATGTGTATTCAACAAATCTAACCAAAAAGATTTGTTCGCATCTGATTAGTGAAGAAAATCACTGGGAAATCTCTAAATTGTCTCTTGATAAGAAATTAGAGTATGACAGAGATATTCAAAAGGTTTTAGAGCATACCGAGGCTGTAAATTACAACCATAGATATAAGGTTGAGGATGATATATATTTTACATTTTACCCCGCTGGACACATTCCTGGTGCCGCTATGATATATTTAGAAATATATGGTACAAAAGTATTATATACGGGTGATTTTTCAATGGTAAGCACCCCTTTGGCTTACTCTTGTGAATTGCCTAAAAACATATCACCAGATGTTATCATTGTTTGCGGTACTCATGCAAAACATCCAAATTACAACCCATCTGTCGATATGGAAAAAAATATCATATCTTTGTGCAGAAAATATACCTCTAAAAACCTTTATTGCAAGGTAAAACAATTAACCAAAGGTATAGAGCTTGTACAAGTTTTACGAAGTGCTATGGACAAGAAATTTCTTCCTAAGAGAAAGATTTATGTTGACCCTAATATATGGGAATTGGCTGATAAACTTGAAGAAAGCGGCATTAGAATTTTTGATGGTAATTGCAGTTGCTTTAAAAAATTCAAGGGTTTTTGGAATATGCCCGATGGAATTTACATTGGTAATGATTATTACAGCAGAGGCTTTGACTATGTTGAAAATGTTGATTTCACATTGCATGCAACATATGAGAATATTACTGATTTGATTTCTATGTATTCTCCCAGAACTGTATTTGTAGTACATTCCGCAGATGATAGAGAAAACAAGTATGAAACCAAACTTTCAAATGATTTTCCGGACATAAACATTATATATGCAGAGGACGATGAAATATTTGATTTAACGAAAGAAGGATTTATTTATGAAAACAAAGCGATTAGATGA
- a CDS encoding helix-turn-helix transcriptional regulator, with product MTKNLPLDYKLMGERIKQARKIKRYTQAQISEIIDMSSKNFSQLERGETGISVPTLISLCRALEVSTDYILFGVEKNTQHSSISRMLSELNEEQQLYAEKILDIFVQSCKNGM from the coding sequence ATGACGAAGAATTTGCCATTAGATTATAAATTAATGGGAGAAAGAATAAAACAAGCAAGAAAAATTAAAAGATATACACAAGCCCAAATATCTGAAATAATTGATATGAGTTCCAAAAATTTCAGTCAACTCGAAAGAGGTGAAACAGGTATTTCTGTACCGACTTTAATTTCACTATGTAGAGCATTAGAGGTTTCTACGGATTATATCTTGTTTGGGGTTGAAAAGAACACTCAGCACAGTTCCATAAGCAGAATGCTTTCAGAACTTAATGAAGAACAACAATTATATGCTGAAAAAATATTAGACATATTTGTACAGTCGTGTAAAAATGGAATGTAG